CACGGTGGCGCTCCAGCAGCAGGTACGGCAGTTCGGCAACAACGTCGACGTGCTGGCGCCGGGGGCGTTCGTGTCGATGGTGGTGCCGCTGGTGGTCTTCTTCGCCTTCCAGCGCCAGTTCGCCACGGGGGTCATGGCGGGCGCGGTGAAGTAGCGGTCGCCCACCGGCGGGCGCGGCGAGCCCGGCCTATCGACAAGGCGCCTCCTAGGGCCTGTCGTCAAACTTGCGTCTGCCCCGCGACGCCTGGCACGCACTCTCGCCGCACCGGGCGAAAACCCGAGTACGTCCAGTACGAGGACTTCCTCCCGGCACACCGAGAGCACGCACCAGACGCCGCGGGGCCGCCCTCCGGGCGACGACGGGAGTTTGACGACAGGCCCTATGCCTTGAGCGCCGCCACCGCCGACCGCGTCAGATCGTCCACGTACCCCGCGGGCAGCGGCGTACGGACCACGACGAGGCGCCAGTAGAGCGGCCCGACCACCAGGTCGAGGGCGCGGCCCGGGTCGGCGCCCTCGGGGAGTTCGCCGCGGGCGACGGCTTCGCGGACGATCTGGGTCATGACACCGCGCTGGCCGTCGAGCAGCGCGGCCGTGACGGACTCGGCGATCTCGGGCTGCCGGGCGGCCTCGACGAGCAGGTCCGGGATGACCTGCGAGGCGACGGGGTGGCGCAGCGCGTGCGAGGCGACCTGGAGGAGCGCGCGCACGTCCCCGTGCAGGGAGCCGGTGGCGGGCGCCGGCAGGCCCTGCGCGGCGAAGGCCCCGACGATGTCCAGAACGAGGGCGAGCTTGGACTTCCAGCGCCGGTAGACGGCGGTCTTGCCGACGCCCGCGCGGCGCGCGATGCCCTCGATGGACATCCGGGCGAAGCCTACGGCCGCGAGCTCCTCGAAGACGGCGGCCCGGATGGCCTCGGTCACGTCCTCGCGGAGTACGGCCGCTCCGGCGGGGGCGCGGCGGGGGGTCGGATCGGTCATGAACGGCATCCTAACCAACGGCGACGCCCCGAGCCCGTCACGACGATACGGTTGCGTTCCGACGTGCGGTCGCCCTAATCTCCCCGTAGCGACGATACGGACCCGTTCCATCGCCGAGGATGCCCGCACCCTTCGTCGAAAGCGCCCTGCCCGTGACCACTCAGACGCTTCCCCCACCCCTGCGGAAGCCCCCTCCGCCGGGGGCCTCGCACCAGGAGACCGCCGGCTCGCCCCGCGAGGCCGCCGACGCGGATCTGCGCGAACTCGCCCGGCGCCACGGCCTCACCGTCAGCGGCGCCCGCCCCTCGCTGCCCGCCTACGCGCGGCAGATCTGGTCCCGCCGCGACTTCATCACCGCCTTCGCGACGGCCCGGCTGACCGCCCAGTACAGCCAGGCGCGGCTCGGCCAGGTCTGGCAGGTGATGACCCCGCTGCTCAACGCCGCCGTCTACTACCTGATCTTCGGCGTCCTCATGGACGCCAAGCAGGGCGTCGCCGACTACGTGCCCTTCCTGATCACCGGCATCTTCGTGTGGACCTTCACCTCGAACACGATCCTGGCCGGGACCCGGGCGATCAGCGGCAACCTGGGCCTCGTCCGCGCCCTGCACTTCCCCCGCGCGAGCCTGCCGATCTCGCTGTCGATCCAGCAGCTCCAGCAGCTGCTGCTCTCGCTCGCCGCGCTGGCCATGATCCTGTGCGGGCTCGGCGAGTTCCCCACCTGGAGCTGGTTCCTCGCCGTCCCCGCGCTGCTCTGCCAGGCGCTGTTCAACACGGGCGTGGCGCTCGTCCTCGCCCGGCTCGCGGCCCGCACCCCGGACATCTCCCAGCTGATGCCGTTCGTGCTCCGCACCTGGATGTACGCCTCGGGCGCGATGTGGTCGATCCAGAACCTGGCGGCGAGCGGACGGTTCCCCGACGGCGTGGTGCTCGCCCTCCAGTGCAACCCGGCGGCGGTCTACATCGACCTGATGCGCTTCGCGCTCATCGAGAGCTACACCTCGGCGCAGTTGCCGCCGCACGTCTGGGCACTCGCCGCCGGCTGGGCCCTCCTGGCCTTCGGGGGCGGTTTCATCTGGTTCTGGAAGGCGGAGGAGACGTACGGCCGTGGCTGACCCGCAGAGCACCCCGACATGCACCCCCACCCCGACCTCCCCTCCCGCACCCGTCCCGACCGTGGTGGCCGACGGCGTCCACATCACCTACACGGTCAACGGCGGCGGCGCGGGCGGCCGGGGTGCCGCGACGGCCGCGCTGAGCCGGATGCTCCGGCGCGGCGAGAAGCGGCCGGCCGACCGTCGGGTCCACGCCGTGAAGGGCGTCAGCTTCGTCGCGTACCGGGGCGAGGCAATTGGCCTGATCGGTTCGAACGGATCTGGGAAATCCACCCTCCTGAAGGCCATCGCAGGCCTCCAGCCCGTGGAGCGTGGCCAGGTGTACACCGACGGGCAGCCCTCGCTCCTCGGCGTCAACGCGGCCCTCATGAACGACCTCACCGGCGAGCGGAACGTGATCCTCGGCGGTCTCGCGATGGGCATGAGCCGTACGGAGGTCCGCGAGCGCTACGACGAGATCGTGGAGTTCTCCGGCATCAACGAGAAGGACGACGCGATCTCCCGCCCCATGGGGACGTACTCCTCCGGCATGGGGGCGCGGCTGCGCTTCTCCATCGCCGCAGCGAAGAGCCATGACGTCCTGCTCATCGACGAGGCGCTGTCCACCGGCGACGCCCGTTTCCGCCGCCGGAGCCAGCGGCGGATCGACGAACTGCGGGCGGAGGCGGGGACGGTCTTCCTGGTGAGCCACTCGAACTCGACGATCACGGAGACATGCGAGCGGGCCCTGTGGCTGGAGGCGGGCACGCTGCGGATGGACGGCCCGGCGAAGGAGGTGGTGGCGGCGTACGAGGAGTTCACCGCGACAGGAGCCGGACCAGGAGCCAAAGAAAAGGGCAAATAAGACATTAAGGGCTACAGTGCGGAAGGATGACGAACGATCACCCCCAGCCGCCACCGGAAGCCCAAGGGACCCGCGCCGAGCCCCCCGGCCTCACCAAGTCCCCCTTCGACTCGGACACCTTCACCTCCGCCACCTTCGTCACGGTCGGCCGCGGCCCCTACCTCGCCGTCGCCTCCGTCTGGCTGATCACCCGCGTCGGCATGGTGCTGCTGCTCCTCCGCGACACCCTCGGCATCGGCGGCGTCCGCCGCGAGGTGGACCTCTACCGGTACTGGTACGGGCAGTTCGCACAGGGCACCTTCCCGCCCGGCGACGTCACCTGGCAGTACCCGCCCGGCGCGGGGCTCGTGATCATGGCGCCGGGCGTCCTCCCCTGGCTGACGTACGTCCAGGCGTTCGTCGCGCTCACCCTCCTGGCCGACGCGGTCGTCACCGCCGCACTCGCCCGCGCCGACAGCGCCCGGCTCACCCACGGCGCATGGATCTGGGTCTGCGGCCTGCCGCTCCTCCTGCATCTGCCGCTCGCCCGCTACGACGTCCAGACCACCGCCCTCGCCGTCCTCGCCCTGCTCGCGCTCACCTCCCGCCCGGCCGTCGCCCACCGGCTCGGCGGAGCGCTCGCGGGCATCGGCGCGATGGTCAAGGTCTGGCCGGCCCTCGCCCTGATCGGCACCCCCCGGGGCCGTACCACCCGCGAGGCGTGGACCGCCGCGGCCGTCGCGGCCCTCGCCCTGCTCGCCACCCTCGCGCTGTTCTTCTCCGACTCCCTCGGCTTCCTGCGCCAGCAGGGCAGCCGAGGCATCCAGATCGAGTCGCTCGGCGGCACCGCCCTCGCCCTTGCCGGGGCCGGCGGCGTCTGGCCGGGCAGGGTCGAGTTCCGCTACGGAGCCTTCGAGTACGTCGGCCCGTACGTCTCCAGCCTCGGCCACCTCGCCCTGCTGCTCACCGTCATCGCCTTCGGCTGGCTGCTCCTGTGGCGCGTACGGGCCCACCGCTGGACCGCCGCCACCCCGCTCGACGCGGCACTCACCGCCGTCCTGCTGTTCACCGTCACCAGCCGGGTGATCAGCCCCCAGTACATGATCTGGCTGCTCGGCCTCGCCGCCGTCTGTCTGACCTCGCGCAGCACCGTGATGCGCCCGGTGGCGCTGCTGCTGCTCCCGGCAGCCGCCCTCAGCGCCCTCGCGTACCCCGTCCTGTACGACCATGTCGTCGCCGGCACCACCGAGGGGCTGACCGTCATGGCCCTGCGCAACGGCCTGCTGCTCGCCGCGACCCTGCTCGCCGCCCGCCGCCTGTGGACCTCGACGGTGACAGGGCCTCCCGAGGAGACGGCCTAGGGGGAGACATCGGGCGCGTGACAGGGGAAGGGCCCCGCCGGACGTCCGGCGGGGCCCTTCCTCTCGCTCGTGCCTAGCTGTGCGTCCGCAGCAGCGTGCGCATCGTCCGCATCGCCACCGACAGGTTCGCCAGGTCGAAGGTGTCCGAGCCCTGGATCTCCTCCAGGGTCGTCCGCGCGCGGCCCAGGATCGCCGCGTTCTTGTCCTCCCAGTCCTTGAACCGCTGCTCCGGGCTCGACGAGCCGTTCCCGGCCGCCAGGACGTCCGCCGTCAGCGCCGAGTGCGCCGCGAACAGGTCCTCACGGATCGACGCACGGGCCATCGACTGCCACCGGTCGTCGCGCGGCAGCTCGATGATCCGGTCCATCAGGTCGGTGATCCGCAGCCGGTCGGCCAGGTCGTAGTAGACCTCGGCCACCGCCAGCGGGTCCTTGCCCGTGCGGTCCGCGATCGCCACGATGTCGAGGATCGGGAAGGCCGAGGAGAAGCCGGCCACCCGCAGCGCGAGCTCCTCCGGCACGCCGACCTCGGTCAGCTCCTCCACGATCGACTGGTACCACTCCAGGTCCGCGCCGCGCAGCAGGTTCGGCAGCTGCGTCCAGACCTGCTCGACGCGCTCGGCGAAGAACTCGATGGTCTCGGTGAGCTGGAGCGGCTGCGGCCGGTTGTTGAGCAGCCAGCGCGTGCCGCGCTCGACGAGCCGGCGGGAGTGCAGCCGCATCCGGGTCTGGACGTCGGCCGGCACCTGGTTGTCGAGGGCCTCGACGGCGTCCCAGACCTGGCCGAGGCGGAAGACGATCCGGGCCGCGGTCTGCGCCCGGACGATCTCCTCGATCGACGCGCCCGTCTCCTCACGGAGGCGGTGCAGGAAGGTCGAGCCACCGGCGTTGACGGTGTCGTTGACCAGGACCGTGGTGATGATCTCGCGGCGCAGGGCGTGGTTGTCGACGGCCTCGGTGAACTTCTCGCGCAGCAGCGTCGGGAAGTACGCGTGGAGCAGGCCGCGCAGGTACGGGTCGTCCGGCAGCTCGGTGCCGATGAGCTCGTCGGCCACCGTGATCTTGGTGTACGCGAGGAGGACGGCGAGCTCCGGCTGGCTCAGACCGCGGCCGTTGTTGAGCAGCTCACGGATCTGCCGGTCGTTGGGCAGGAACTCCAGGGACCTGTCGAGGGCCCCGTCACGGCCGAGCCGGCGCATGAAGCGCTGGTGGGCGTGGAGCAGGGACGGCGACTGGGCGACGGCGTTGGCGAGGGCCGTGTTCTGCGCGTAGTTGTTGCGCAGGACGAGCTTGCCGACCTCGTCGGTCATCTCCGCGAGGATCTTGTTGCGCTGCTTGACGGTCATGTCGCCCTCGGCGACGAGCCCGTTGAGCAGGATCTTGATGTTGACCTCGTGGTCGGAGGTGTCGACGCCGGCGCTGTTGTCGATGGCGTCGGTGTTGACCTTGCCGCCCTGGCCCTCGGGGCCGCCGGTGCGGGCGAACTCGATACGGCCCAGCTGGGTCGCGCCGAGGTTGCCGCCCTCGCCGATGACCTGGGCGCGGACGTCCTGGCCGTCGACGCGGATGGCGTCGTTGGCCTTGTCGCCGACGTCGGCGTTCGACTCGGCCGAGGACTTGACGTACGTGCCGATGCCGCCGTTCCACAGCAGGTCGACGGGCGCGTGGAGCACGGCCTTCATCAGCTCGGCCGGGGTCATCTTGGTGATCCCGCCCTCGATGCCGAGGGCGGCCCTGACCTGCGCGTTGACCGGGATCGACTTGGCGCTGCGGGGGTGGATGCCACCGCCCGCGGAGAGCAGCGAGGTGTCGTAGTCGGCCCAGGACGAGCGGGGCAGCTCGAAGAGCCGGCGGCGCTCGGCGTACGAGACGGCCGCGTCCGGGTTCGGGTCGATGAAGATGTGCCGGTGGTCGAACGCGGCGACGAGCCTGATGTGCTCGCTCAGCAGCATGCCGTTGCCGAAGACGTCGCCGGACATGTCTCCGACGCCGACGACGGTGAAGTCCTCGGTCTGGGTGTCGTGGCCCAGCTCGCGGAAGTGCCGCTTGACGGACTCCCAGGCACCGCGGGCGGTGATGCCCATGCCCTTGTGGTCGTAGCCCGCCGAGCCGCCGGAGGCGAACGCGTCGCCGAGCCAGAAGCCGTACGACTCGGCGACCCCGTTGGCGATGTCGGAGAAGGTCGCGGTGCCCTTGTCGGCGGCGACCACCAGGTAGGTGTCGTCCTCGTCGTGGCGGACCACGTCGAGGGGCGGCACGACCTCGCCCGCGACCAGGTTGTCGGTGATGTCGAGCAGCGCCGAGATGAAGGTCTTGTACGAGGCGATGCCCTCGGCCAGCCAGGCGTCACGGTCCACGGACGGGTCCGGGAGCTGCTTGGCGACGAAGCCGCCCTTGGCGCCGACGGGCACGATGACGGTGTTCTTCACCATCTGCGCCTTGACCAGTCCGAGGATCTCCGTACGGAAGTCCTCACGGCGGTCGGACCAGCGCAGACCGCCTCGGGCGACCTTGCCGAAGCGCAGGTGGACACCCTCGACGCGCGGGGAGTAGACCCAGATCTCGAAGGCCGGGCGGGGCGCGGGAAGGTCCGGGATGGCCTGCGGGTCGAACTTCATCGACACGTACGAGTGCGGTGTGCCGTCCGCCGTCAGCTGGAAGAAGTTCGTCCGCAACGTGGCCTTGATGACGGTCAGGAAGGACCGCAGGATCCGGTCCTCGTCCAGGCTCGCGACCTGGTCGAGGGCGGCGTCCAGCTCCTCCAGGAGTGCGTCGATCAGCTCGGTGCCGGCGCGCTGGCGCTCCGGGGCCATCCGGGCCTCGAAGAGGTTCACGAGCAGCCGGGTGGTGTGGACGTTGTTGCGGAGGGTGTCCTCCATGTAGTCCTGACTGAACGTCGCACCGGCCTGGCGCAGGTACTTGGCGTAGGCGCGCAGCACCATCGCCTCGCGCCAGTTGAGCCCGGCGGAGAGGACGAGCGAGTTGAAGTTGTCGTTCTCGGCCTCGCCGGTCCAGGTGGCGGCGAAGGCCTCCTGGAAGCGCTCGCGGGCGTCGTCGCCGAGGTAGTCGCCGCCGTTGCCGGTAGCGGCGGGCATCCGCAGGCCGAAGTCGTACACCCAGGCGTGCGTACGGTCGGCGCAGCGCAGCTCGTACGGCCGCTCGTCGGTCACCTCGACGCCGAGCCGGTTGAGCACCGGGAGCACGGCGGAGAGGGAGATCGGGTCGCCCGTCTTGTAGATCTTGAAGCGGCGCTCGCCGGGGCCCGCGCCGACCGGCTCGTAGAGCGAGAGCGCGAAGTCCTTGCCGCCGCCGGCCCGGACCAGGGCCTCCAGGTGGACGAGGTCGGCGACGGCCGCGCGCGGCGAGTGGTCGGCCTTGTAGCCCTCGGGGAAGGCGTTGCCGTAGCGGCGGAGCAGCTCGGCGGCCCGTTCCTCGCCGCACTCGGCGTTGAGCGCCTCGCCGAAGCCGTCGGACCAAGAGCGGGCGGCCTCGACGAGCCGGGTCTCGATGCGGTCGACGTCGGCGTCGGTGAGCTTCGCCAGCTCGTTGCCGGGCTGGACGCGGACGACGAAGTGCAGCCGGGACAGGATCGACTCGGTGTTCCAGGCGGTGAAGTCGACGCTGATGCCGTCGAGCTCCTCCTTCAGGATGTCGATGATCCGCAGCCGGACGCGGGTCGTGTAGCGGTCGCGCGGCAGGTAGACGAGGGCCGAGTAGTAGCGGCCGTACTCGTCCTGGCGCAGGTACAGGCGCAGCCGGCGCCGCTCCTGCAGGTACAGGACGCTGGTGACGACGGACCGGAGCTGGTCGGCCGGGGTCTGGAAGAGCTCGTCGCGCGGGTACGTCTCCAGGATCTGGAGCAGGTCGCGGCCGTCGTGGCTGTTCGGCGAGAAGCCGGCGCCCTCCAGGACCTCCTGGACCTTGCGCTTGACCACGGGGACGCGCCGCACGGACTCGGTGTAGGCGGCCGAGGAGAACAGGCCGAGGAAGCGGCGCTCGCCGATGACGTTGCCGTCGGCGTCGAACTTCTTCACACCGACGTAGTCGAGGTACGAGGGGCGGTGCACGGTCGAGCGGCTGTTGGCCTTCGTCAGGATCAGCAGCTTGTGCTCGCGCGCCTTGGCACGGACGTCCTCGGGCAGCCGGCTGAAGGACGGCGAGACGGGGTGGGCGTGGTGGCCCTGGTCGTCGCCCCCGTGCTGCGGGTCGGAGCGCAGGATGCCGAGGCCGGTGCCGGGCACGGCGGACAGGGCGTCACCGTTGACCAGCTGATACTCGCGGTAGCCGAGGAAGGTGAAGTGGTCGTCGGCGAGCCAGCGCAGCAGCTCGCGGGCCTCCTCCACCTCGGTCGGACGCAGGTCGGAGGCAGTGGGCTCGGCCGGGAGGCCCTCGGCGATCCGCAGGGCGGCGTCGCGCATCTTCTCCCAGTCCTCGACCGTCTCGCGGACGTCGGACAGGACGCGCAGCAGATCGGAGGTGATCTGCTTGAGGTCGGCGCGGTCGGTCTCCCGGTCGATCTCGACGTGGATCCACGACTCGGTGAGCGCGTCGTGCGGCAGCTCGCCCTGGATCTGCGCCGACAGGACCTCGATGAGCTTGCCCGTGAGGTCACGGCGGACAAGGACCTGCGGGTGGATCACGACGTGGATGCCGCGGCCCTGGCGCGAGAGCTCGTTGGTGACCGAGTCCACCAGGAACGGCATGTCGTCGGTGACGACCTCGACGACGGAGTGGCTGCTCGTCCAGCCGTTCTCCTCGACCGTCGGAGTGTGGACGCGCACGTTCGCCGTGCCCTGCGGACGGTTCTCCGCGAGGCGGTAGTGAGAGAGCGCCGCGCCGAACACGTCGACCGGGTCCCGGTCGCCGAGGTCCTCCGGTGCGGTGTGCAGGTAGTAGCGCTGGAGGTACTCGAGCACGGTGTCCCGGTCCGGGTGCTCCCCGGCACCCTCCGGGCCCGTCGGAAGTCGCCCCCCGACCGGGCTGTGCTCAGCTACCCGAGCGGCCCTTTCGAGCAGCTCGGCCTTGGCTTCGTCCAGCTTGGTCTGCATGTCCTCTGACTCCTGTCGCGCGCCGTTGCGTGACGTCGGTGGAAGAAAGGACAGAACGACGCCTCGACGCGGTGATTCCGGTCGAAGACGACGTTATGCCCGAATGAGAGATGCCCGGGTCGTTATCGGCCACGGAGAGCGGCGCGCCCGGACGGAGAGGATCGGCGAACGCGCTGTCGGCCCGGCCGCTGTCGCGGGCCGGGCGGCAGCCGGGGGCTTCACTGCCCCCACGGCGTATCGCGCTGATCACGGCAAAAGCCTATCGCCCTCGCCCCCCGAACCGTCATGGTCCGTATGTGTACAAAAGAGGGGGTGGAAGTTTGACGTTCTGGACAGCGACACATGTCCTCTTGGCAAAGCGCCCCGCCGCGGGCACCGTGTACGCGAGCATGGGCGCAGCAGTGCAGACCGACCATCTGTGATCTGGGAGAGCCATGGCGAAGATCCTGATCGTGACCGGGGACGCGGCGGAGTCGCTGGAGGTGATGTACCCCTACCAGCGGCTGCTGGAAGAGGGATACGAGGTCCACATCGCCGCGCCGGCACGCAAACAGCTCCGCTTCGTCGTTCACGACTTCGAGCCCGGCTTCGACACGTACACCGAGAAGCCCGGCTACACCTGGCCCGCCGACCTGGCCTTCTCCGAGGTCGACCCGGGCGCGTACCTCGCGGTGGTGATCCCGGGCGGCCGGGCGCCGGAGTACCTGCGCAACGACCCGGAGCTCCGCAAGATCCTCAAGGCCTTCTTCGACGCGGACAAGCCGGTGGCCCAGATCTGCCACGGGCCGCTCCTGACGGCCGCGGTCGGCGGCCTGGAGGGCCGCCGGGTCACCGCGTACCCGGCCCTGGAACTGGACATGCAGGCCGCCGGGGCGACCTTCCAGGACAGCGCGGCGGTGGTGGACGGCCTCCTGGTCTCCTCACGGGCCTGGCCGGACCACCCCACCTGGATGCGCGAGTTCCTGAAGGTCCTCCGCGCCAAGGCCTGACCTCCGGGGTCAGGGGGCCGTGGCGGGGCGGTGGGCTCGCGTTCCGCACGGGCGGAAAGCGGGGCGCGACCGCCCACCGGCCTGCACTAGGCCCCCTGCCCCCGCCCGCCACCGGACGGGCCCGTCACGCCGCCCGGTGACCGGACGGTCCTGTCAGACCAGCTCCTCCGCGATGGCCACGGCCTCGGCCAGCGAGTCCACCACCGGCACCCCGACCCGTTCCAACGACGCGCGACTGTGCGAGCCCCCGGTGTAGAGCACTGCCTTCGCCCCCACGTGCGCCGCGGCGATCGCGTCGTCCGCCGCGTCACCGATGACGACGATCCGCTCGGGGAGCACCCCTTCCAGCGCGGCCAGATGCCGCACCATGTGCCCCGACTTCCCGTCCGTGGACGCGTCGACCCGCCCGTCCATCCGCACGAAGCGCTCCGCGATCCCATGCCTCCGCACCAGCGGGATCAGCTCCGCGTGCGGCGCCAGCGACAGCAGTGACTGCGTGAACCCGGACGCCTGCCGCGCCGCGAGCAGCTCGGCGGCCCCGGAGGTCAGCCCGCAGCTCTCGGCGCGCTCCCAGTAGTGCCGGTGGAAGGCTCCGTCCATGACGGACCACTCGTCGTCGGTGGGAAGTCGCCCCATGAGCCGCTCGTAGAACTTGGGCACGGGCACCGTGTAGAGCTCCCGGTACCGCTCAAGAGTGATCGATGCGAGTCCCAGCTCGGCGAACGCCGCGTTGGTCGCCCCGATGACCGCGCTGATGTCGTCGAGCAGTGTGCCGTTCCAGTCCCAGACCAGATGCTTGCCGCGCAAGCCGTCGTGCTTCCCCATGGAAAGACGGTACCCGCAGCCACCGACACCCAAGACTCGAGGGCACCGGCCGAGCCGCGTCAGCCCAGCAGCCCGGGAATCTCCTGCACCCCGAACCACAGCAGCTCGTGGTCCTCGGCCCCGTCGACGACGAACTGCGCGTCGTCGTCCCCCTGATCCGCCGCGCCCAGCGCGTGCGCCGCCGCCGTCACGTCCGCCTCCGCGTCGTCCGCGTCCGCGTGCACGGCAGCGGCCGTGGCGAGCCGAACGGGCCCGGCGATCCGGACCTCGCCGATGGAGCTGACGGTGAGGGCCCCGTCGGGGTCCGCTGCCGCGTCCTTGTCGGCGACGTCGACGGCGACGACGATCCGGCGCCGGGGCGCCTCAGGGTCGCCGGACAGCAGTCGCAGGGAGGCGGAGGCGGCGCGGTTGAGCGCCGCGTACTCCAGCTCCTCGATGTCGTCGGAGACGTACCACTCGCGCAGGGCGGGGGTGACGGCGTAGGCGGTCAGCGGACCGGGGCCCAGCTCGCCCGCCTTGTGCGCCTGTGCGAGACCGGGGAGGGTCAGGGGGACGTACACGCGCATGGCTGGCCGCTTTCGTAGACAGAGAGGCCCTCAGGATACGTGCGGAGTCCCCCTTCGGGGTGGTCGGCCGGAGCCGGCACACGTCCACCGCGGGAGGCGGCTCCCGGGACCTCGGAGAGCCGATTTTCCCTCGCGTCACCCGGATAGGTGATTCGGTTTCGACCCGCCTCGTCGTGGCGGACTCCTTGCGAGCCCCTGGAGCCCACCCGTACAAGATCCCCAACGGAAAGTTACTGACCGGTACCACACGGTCACGCAACGACAGGGGCCCGCCATGAACGCCGCACTCACCACCCAGCCGCAGCCTCGGCCACACACCCGGCCCGAGCCGCAGCACCCCGCGGCGAGCACCCGGCCCCGCACCCCGCGCCCCCGCACCGCCCCCGGCGGCCCGGCAGGCACCCGCCCGCGCGGTTCCGCCGGCACCCACCCCCGCGCCGGCCACCCCCGCGCCCTGCCGCCGCACACCGTCTTCGCCGAGCGCCTCCTCGCCGTGCTCAGCGGCGAACGCCCGGTCCACTGGATGCTCGGCCACACCGTCGGCGAGGCGTACGAACAGCTCGTCCGGATCGCCCCGCAGACGCCCCTGCGCTCCCTCGGCCCCCGCCCGGTCCTGCGCCGCTGCTCGGTCCAGGTGGACGACGACCGGGCCGCCGTGGAGGCCTTCGCGACGATCGCGACCGGCATCCGCGTCCGGGCCATGGCGTTCCGCCTGGAGCGCGGCGCCGACCAGCGCTGGCGCTGCGCCGCCGTCGAACTCGACGGCCTCGGAGCGACGGCCCGCGCATGACGGAGGGGCCGCACATGACGGAGGGGCCGGCCGCCCACCGGGCGACCGACCCCTCCGCACCACGTCTCACCGCGTTCGGCGGCACCGTGTCGACGGCACCGCCCCGGTGTCACCGCTCGTGCGGCACCGTCTCTCGACGGCGCCGCACGAGCGGCTCCCCGTCACTTCTTGCGACGACGCCCGCCGCCACCCGCGTTCTTCTGCGCCTTGCGGCGCTCCGCACGCGTCATCCCGTCACCGGCGTCGACGTCGTCCGAGGCGAAGTCGCCCTCGACGACACCGCCGTCGCCGTCCACCGTCGGCGCGGAGAAGTGCAGCCGGTCCGGCCGCTGCGGGGCGTCGAGCCCCTTGGCACGGATCTCCGGACGCCCGGCACCGGCCGGCACCGCGTCCTGCTTGTCGAGCGACGGACCGCTCGCCTGCACCGGGACCTCCTCGACCTGCTGCTCGACCTGGACCTCCAGGTTGAACAGGTAGCCGACGGACTCCTCCTTGATGCCCTCCATCATGGCGGTGAACATGTCGAAGCCCTCGCGCTGGTACTCGACCAGCGGGTCCTTCTGCGCCATGGCACGCAGGCCGATGCCCTCCTGGAGGTAGTCCATCTCGTAGAGGTGCTCACGCCACTTGCGGTCCAGGACGGAGAGGACCACGCGGCGCTCCAGCTCACGCATGATCTCCGAGCCGAGCTGCTTCTCCCGCGAGTCGTACTGCTCGTGGATGTCGTCCTTGATGGACTCGGCGATGAACTCGGCGGTGATGCCCGCCCGGTCCCCGGCCGCGTCCTCCAGCTCGTCCACGGTGACCTTCACCGGGTAGAGCTGCTTGAAGGCGTTCCACAGACGGTCGAGGTCCCACTCCTCCGCGAAGCCCTCGGCGGTCTCCTGGCGGATGTAGTCGTCGATCGTGTCGTCCATGAAGTGCTGGATCTGCTCCTGCAGGTCCTCGCCCTCCAGGACACGGCGGCGCTCGCCGTAGATGACCTGACGCTGCCGGTTGAGGACGTCGTCGTACTTCAGGACGTTCTTACGCGTCTCGAAGTTCTGGGTCTCGACCTGCGACTGGGCGGAGGCGATCGCCCGGGTGACCATCTTGTTCTCGATCGGCACGTCGTCCGGCACGTTCGCCATGGCCATCACGCGCTCGACCATCTGCGCCTTGAACAGACGCATCAGGTCGTCGCCGAGCGAGAGGTAGAAGCGGGACTCGCCCGGGTCACCCTGACGGCCGGAACGACCGCGCAGCTGGTTGTCGATACGACGGGACTCGTGCCGCTCGGTACCGAGCACGTACAGCCCGCCGAGATCCT
This sequence is a window from Streptomyces sp. NBC_00691. Protein-coding genes within it:
- a CDS encoding NAD-glutamate dehydrogenase, which translates into the protein MQTKLDEAKAELLERAARVAEHSPVGGRLPTGPEGAGEHPDRDTVLEYLQRYYLHTAPEDLGDRDPVDVFGAALSHYRLAENRPQGTANVRVHTPTVEENGWTSSHSVVEVVTDDMPFLVDSVTNELSRQGRGIHVVIHPQVLVRRDLTGKLIEVLSAQIQGELPHDALTESWIHVEIDRETDRADLKQITSDLLRVLSDVRETVEDWEKMRDAALRIAEGLPAEPTASDLRPTEVEEARELLRWLADDHFTFLGYREYQLVNGDALSAVPGTGLGILRSDPQHGGDDQGHHAHPVSPSFSRLPEDVRAKAREHKLLILTKANSRSTVHRPSYLDYVGVKKFDADGNVIGERRFLGLFSSAAYTESVRRVPVVKRKVQEVLEGAGFSPNSHDGRDLLQILETYPRDELFQTPADQLRSVVTSVLYLQERRRLRLYLRQDEYGRYYSALVYLPRDRYTTRVRLRIIDILKEELDGISVDFTAWNTESILSRLHFVVRVQPGNELAKLTDADVDRIETRLVEAARSWSDGFGEALNAECGEERAAELLRRYGNAFPEGYKADHSPRAAVADLVHLEALVRAGGGKDFALSLYEPVGAGPGERRFKIYKTGDPISLSAVLPVLNRLGVEVTDERPYELRCADRTHAWVYDFGLRMPAATGNGGDYLGDDARERFQEAFAATWTGEAENDNFNSLVLSAGLNWREAMVLRAYAKYLRQAGATFSQDYMEDTLRNNVHTTRLLVNLFEARMAPERQRAGTELIDALLEELDAALDQVASLDEDRILRSFLTVIKATLRTNFFQLTADGTPHSYVSMKFDPQAIPDLPAPRPAFEIWVYSPRVEGVHLRFGKVARGGLRWSDRREDFRTEILGLVKAQMVKNTVIVPVGAKGGFVAKQLPDPSVDRDAWLAEGIASYKTFISALLDITDNLVAGEVVPPLDVVRHDEDDTYLVVAADKGTATFSDIANGVAESYGFWLGDAFASGGSAGYDHKGMGITARGAWESVKRHFRELGHDTQTEDFTVVGVGDMSGDVFGNGMLLSEHIRLVAAFDHRHIFIDPNPDAAVSYAERRRLFELPRSSWADYDTSLLSAGGGIHPRSAKSIPVNAQVRAALGIEGGITKMTPAELMKAVLHAPVDLLWNGGIGTYVKSSAESNADVGDKANDAIRVDGQDVRAQVIGEGGNLGATQLGRIEFARTGGPEGQGGKVNTDAIDNSAGVDTSDHEVNIKILLNGLVAEGDMTVKQRNKILAEMTDEVGKLVLRNNYAQNTALANAVAQSPSLLHAHQRFMRRLGRDGALDRSLEFLPNDRQIRELLNNGRGLSQPELAVLLAYTKITVADELIGTELPDDPYLRGLLHAYFPTLLREKFTEAVDNHALRREIITTVLVNDTVNAGGSTFLHRLREETGASIEEIVRAQTAARIVFRLGQVWDAVEALDNQVPADVQTRMRLHSRRLVERGTRWLLNNRPQPLQLTETIEFFAERVEQVWTQLPNLLRGADLEWYQSIVEELTEVGVPEELALRVAGFSSAFPILDIVAIADRTGKDPLAVAEVYYDLADRLRITDLMDRIIELPRDDRWQSMARASIREDLFAAHSALTADVLAAGNGSSSPEQRFKDWEDKNAAILGRARTTLEEIQGSDTFDLANLSVAMRTMRTLLRTHS
- a CDS encoding DJ-1/PfpI family protein, producing the protein MAKILIVTGDAAESLEVMYPYQRLLEEGYEVHIAAPARKQLRFVVHDFEPGFDTYTEKPGYTWPADLAFSEVDPGAYLAVVIPGGRAPEYLRNDPELRKILKAFFDADKPVAQICHGPLLTAAVGGLEGRRVTAYPALELDMQAAGATFQDSAAVVDGLLVSSRAWPDHPTWMREFLKVLRAKA
- a CDS encoding HAD family hydrolase; the encoded protein is MGKHDGLRGKHLVWDWNGTLLDDISAVIGATNAAFAELGLASITLERYRELYTVPVPKFYERLMGRLPTDDEWSVMDGAFHRHYWERAESCGLTSGAAELLAARQASGFTQSLLSLAPHAELIPLVRRHGIAERFVRMDGRVDASTDGKSGHMVRHLAALEGVLPERIVVIGDAADDAIAAAHVGAKAVLYTGGSHSRASLERVGVPVVDSLAEAVAIAEELV